The Buchnera aphidicola (Muscaphis stroyani) DNA window GCCTTTTTAAATTGGAATATAGAAGCTGAAATATTAGAACGTTTAATAAGAGCTTTTAATCCGTGGCCCATTTGTTATTTTATGATAAACAAAACTATAATTAAAGTGTGGAAAGCAAGCGTAATGTCCAAATATAAAAAAAATTATTCTATAGGAGAAATTATATTAGCAGACAAAAGAGGAATTCAAGTGAACACTATTAATAAAATACTGAATATTGAACAAATCCAAATATCAGGAAAAAAAGTTATGTCTGTAGAAAAAGTGCTTATATCAAAGAAAAAATGGTTTAAAATTGGTGTTATTTTATAAAAAATTTTTATTACATTTGAAATAAAATTTTAAATATTATTGAATATTTATAATTTTATAATAAATTAAGCAAACGGGATAGTTCCGTTTGCTTAAAATTTTAAATCAAACATTATTTACTACTTTAAAAAATTACAAACAATTAACACTCATAAATATAAATAAGTTTAATAGATATTAAGATGTAATAACTTTTTGATTTTTCTTATTTTTTACACGGTCAACTAGTTCAATATAAGCCATTGGCGCTTTATCTCCAGATCGAAATCCACATTTTAAAATACGAGTATATCCACCTAATCTACTTAAAAAAACAGGACCTAAATTATTAAATAATTTTGATACTATTTTGTTATCACGGATACGAGAAAAAACTAATCGTCTATGAGCCACAGTATCAACTTTTGACAATGTAATTATAGGTTCGACAACGCGACGTAGTTCTTTCGCTTTTGGCAAAGTAGTCTTTATAATTTCGTGATCAAACAAAGAACATGCCATATTTCTTAACATTGCTTTTAAATGAGCTCTATTTCGATTTAATTTACGACCAATTTTTAAATGACGCATACATTATTCTCTTATTAATAAAAAGTTATTAATACTATAGTGTGTATTTTATGACTGATCTGACAGATCCAAAGGTGGCCAATTTTCTAATTTCATACCAAGAGAAAGATTGCGAGAAGCCAATATGTCTTTAATTTCTGTTAAAGATTTTTTTCCTAAATTCGGTGTTTTGAGAAGTTCCACTTCTGTTTTTTGAA harbors:
- the rplQ gene encoding 50S ribosomal protein L17; this translates as MRHLKIGRKLNRNRAHLKAMLRNMACSLFDHEIIKTTLPKAKELRRVVEPIITLSKVDTVAHRRLVFSRIRDNKIVSKLFNNLGPVFLSRLGGYTRILKCGFRSGDKAPMAYIELVDRVKNKKNQKVITS